Proteins from one Acanthopagrus latus isolate v.2019 chromosome 18, fAcaLat1.1, whole genome shotgun sequence genomic window:
- the clint1a gene encoding clathrin interactor 1a produces MLNMWKVRELVDKATNVVMNYSEVESKVREATNDDPWGPSGQLMSEISRATFMYEQFPEVMNMLWARMLRDNKKNWRRVYKSLLLLAHLIRNGSERVVTSAREHLYDLRSLESYHFIDENGKDQGVNVRQKVKEMVDFVQDDDRLREERKKAKKNKDKYIGVSSDSMGYRGYMGDRYDSNDSGGKWDDDWDRNKGQFPFSEKLGEISDKIGSTIDDTINKFRKKERDDSPDRFSDNEEERGRSSHNGQSGREFKDEEETVTTKSVHIVQATETTATRKRGVPSRKVDLGAAANYTGDNSPDTATKQPQPAAPQPSSTGLADLLMVDTTPSQPAMTDLIGGFADFSSPAASTGLSSGTAAPASSSNGEFGEWNAFPGGQMPTSAQTVDNSGNDLFAAMTAGPATGPAPAPAPVSAPGSGPASADLFDLMGPTQSLTSSQSLNFSMSSTQSMSSTVLPQSRSQPLQNMGGPLQPQSAMPLQPVQQGMAPQGAGAKASLPSTWSDTSVNINLDFLGPGMQPPKPSLPTLNTLQQGNQVPANMLSQGFSAMSLGPAAGRPAGNPMMHPGAGMGMGMGMGMGMAPNQGMMGMGMNMGMPGAMGMGMGMNPAATQQPKQDAFADFANFGK; encoded by the exons ATGCTAAACATGTGGAAGGTTAGGGAGTTGGTTGACAAAGC AACCAACGTTGTGATGAACTATTCAGAGGTGGAGTCTAAAGTAAGAGAGGCCACCAATGACGACCCCTGGGGACCATCAGGACAGCTGATGAGTGAAATCTCAAG AGCCACCTTCATGTACGAGCAGTTTCCAGAAGTGATGAACATGCTGTGGGCCCGCATGCTGAGAGATAACAAGAAGAACTGGAGGAGAGTTTACAAG tcATTGCTACTGCTGGCCCATCTAATCAGGAACGGATCAGAGAGGGTTGTTACCAGTGCCAGAGAACATCTGTATGACCTGAGATCATTAGAAAGCTACCACTTTATAG ATGAGAATGGGAAGGACCAAGGTGTGAACGTGCGTCAGAAGGTGAAGGAGATGGTGGATTTTGTCCAGGATGATGACAGGCTTAGAGAAGAAcggaaaaaagcaaagaagaacaaagacaaatatattGGGGTATCCTCAGACAGTATGGGATACAGAGGTTACA TGGGGGACAGGTACGACTCCAACGATAGCGGGGGAAAGTGGGATGATGACTGGGACAGGAATAAAGGGCAATTCCCCTTCAGTGAGAAGCTGGGGGAGATCAGCGACAAAATCGGGAGCACCATTGACGACACCATAAACAAATTtaggaagaaggagagagatgacTCACCAGATCGATTCAG TGACAATGAGGAGGAACGGGGTCGCTCGTCTCACAATGGCCAGTCAGGAAGAGAAttcaaagatgaagaggagactGTTACCACCAAGAGTGTTCACATAGTCCAGGCAACAGAGACCACAGCGACACGGAAGAGAGGAGTCCCGTCCAGGAAAGTAGACTTGGGAGCTGCAGCCAACTACACAGGAGACAACAGCCCTGACACTGCCACCAAACAG CCCCAGCCAGCAGCCCCTCAGCCCTCCAGCACCGGCCTAGCTGACCTCCTAATGGTAGACACAACGCCGAGTCAGCCAGCTATGACAG ACCTGATCGGTGGATTCGCTGActtctcctcacctgctgcgTCCACTGGCCTCTCCTCGGGAACTG CCGCACCAGCCTCCAGCAGCAACGGAGAATTTGGAGAGTGGAACGCCTTCCCTGGAGGTCAGATGCCAACATCTGCTCAGACTGTTGACAACAGCGGAAATGACCTTTTCGCAGCCATGACAGCAGGTCCTGCCACTGGCCCAGCCCCAGCCCCCGCCCCAGTCTCTGCTCCAGGCTCTGGTCCCGCCTCAGCAGACCTGTTCGACTTGATGGGGCCAACTCAgtctctcacctcctcccaGAGCCTCAACTTTAGCAtgagcagcacacagagcaTGAGCTCCACAGTCCTGCCCCAGTCTAGGTCACAG CCCCTCCAGAACATGGGGGGTCCTCTACAACCACAGTCTGCCATGCCCCTCCAGCCTGTGCAGCAGGGAATGGCCCCTCAGGGTGCCGGAGCCAAAGcgtccctcccctccacctggTCGGACACCTCAGTTAACATCAACCTGGATTTCCTGGGCCCGGGCATGCAGCCACCCAAGCCTAGCCTGCCCACCCTCAACACCCTCCAACAAG GCAACCAGGTACCCGCCAACATGCTCTCCCAGGGATTTTCAGCCATGAGCCTTGGACCTGCAGCAGGAAGACCGGCTGGAAATCCCATGATGCACCCT